ATAAATTAAGGGTGTTGTTTTGCTGAAGGAGTAAACAGCCCTCTGCGGTACCTAAAGTTAACATGAGTTGTAAAAATCACCATAACATTTTCACAATTGTGGCTATCAAATCAATCAACTGCCACACACAAAATGCATAGTTGTTGTAATTTGACTATTCGTTATGTATGATGAGCCTTTTTCCCCCGAGAAAATAATGTCTAACAGGAGTAAACTAATACTCCTTTTGTTCCCCCCTTTGTTCCTTTATTAGCACTGCAAATGCGCACTACAATTCGGAACTTTAGCAACAACAAAACAAGGGACTATAaagaggaatggagggagtatttgagtTGCATGGGCTGACCAAATTCTCCAACAAATTTCCCAAGTAATTCCCTTGGATGGTGCGCAACAAAGTAAATTCATAAAATTTGGAGGAATGAAGACAGTGAGTAGAGGGAAGTCCATTGAAGTTCTCAAAGGAACAAAATTCAAACACTTGTTAGATTCCCTATAAGATGTGGAGGTCAAAAGAATGCATTCCATATAAATTTTACAACCCCCAATCCTATGCAGGGACACCTATTTTTCCCTGATGATCTGGCCAATTATCTCTTTCTCCTGTTTTTTCCTGATGCTCTTGCCAAAATACAGTAGGGAAAGGATCATAGTGCAGAGTTTTATAAATTAAAAAAACATGTACATAGAGAATATTTACAGGTATGCAGAGAGTACAGGAAGTGTTACAAATTATGTTGTATCCAACCTTTGAAGTTATTCGAGTGCTTTTGTACTCTCTGGataaccagagtaagatcctctCTGAAATTTCTGAGCCATCTCTCCCAAGATAAAGCAGAGAGCACAAACAGCCCCGATTGCCCAGCAAGTACCCTGGGGATGACTGCATTGCACGTTGAGGAGCGCAACAACGCCGCCGAAGAGCATCGCACCTTTGATGTCATGTCACGATATCAAGAGCCGCTGGCGCCAAATGCTACGCTGAGGCACCACTGCACCTCCTGTCAGTAGCTTACCTGACAGACAACAGACAACACCTGAAAAGCAACTCTGAGCACCTTGCGAGGCATCACCGCCAACACCGGAAAAAAGAGAAGCCTGGAAGGTTCGTCCTTCAGTTGCAAAATGCGGTAGCAAGGGGCCCCAGTTCCTAAACAGTATCCAGCGCTTGATACTTCCATCAACCCAGACTAAATCATTCCACCATTGCGTTTCTCCTATTATCGTTGCGAAGAATGGGTTATTTTCAGTGACACCAATGGGGATTCCCTTCAGTTTCGCACAGCCCTTCACCTTCAAGTCCTTGAGAGACGGCAAGACCCCTCCGCAGATGCAGCTAAGCTCTGGAAGCTCCCACAGCTGCAGCGACTGTAGCCTCGGAAGAGCATGTTCCGTGGCGACCGATTCGTCTAACACTCTCTCCAAGCTGTCACAGAACCTTATTTGTAGGCTACGAAGATTCAGCAGGCGCAGGGATGAAGGAAAGAGGAAGTTCAGTTTTGGACAGCAATCGAGGAGCAAGTGCATCAGACAACTGAAACTAGTCAAATCTTCCATCCCTTGGCAGAAGTATGCTAAATTATCCATGTTAGAGATCCATATATTCTGCAATTTGACCATTGTAGCCACTTCTTCCAGTAAGAATATATTCTCCAGCTGGTGACAGTCCTCTACCCAAAGTTCTTGTGCTGCTGTCAGTCTTCCGGTATTCAGCGTCCATACCAGATTTGTCAGTGTTATACTTTTTAATGATATTAGCTCAGCGTGTCTAAGAATCCCTTCGAGATCATCAGGATTGCTGACACATTTTATCTCCAAAACCCTATCGAAATCACCTGACTGTCTGTCCATCAAAGAAAATTTTGTCCTCCATACTTCAAAGCCATTGTCCATTGTTTGGTCAGAGTTTAAAGGGGAGATAACTATGTGAAACTTTCGAAAGCAGTTTGACCACAGTGTAGAGTCTTTGTCCAAAGACAAAGACTGAGCGAAGTTGGCCTGACTTGAATAAATGTATGTTTTTCCGTCCTGGTTTACATCTTGAGAGACCCTCATGCCAAATCTGTCAGACAACTCGAAAGTAAGTCCACGCGGCAACCAAAGCATGGCCTTCCAATCCACCGGATCCTTACTTACTCCTATCTGGAGGTTACTGACGGCACCTGTTTTTGAAACTCCATAAGGGAACTTGATAAATGCTGTTGTATCACATGAATTGTGGTTTGTTTCTGTAGTTTGCTCAAACTTGAGGCATGGGCAATCTTGTAGCAGAAGTTGGTTAAGCTCCATGCACGCAGCCAGGGATGGCAAGCATTCGATAGAAGTTCTCGAAAGGTCGAGGATCTTGAGCAACCCCATACGGTCAAATGATCCACATTCTACCCTTTTTAGGGAGCCACAACCTGATGCACTCAGTGCCTCCAGCATCTCCAGCGAGCCTATGTGCTGAATTCTCTCCAAGTGTCCACATCCAACCAGTAGCAGCAACCGGAGGTGAAACAGACGAGAAATGGACTGGGGAAGGGTTCTGATTGGAGTGAAGGACAGGTCTAGCACTCTAAGCATTCCCACGCGGCAAAAGAATTCTTCCGATATACTTCTCATATGGCGGTTCCCTCTTAAAAGTAGCGTCGAAGTTGAAAAGCACTCATGACTTGGGCTTGCACGGAGTTCTTCCTTCACTGTGTTGTTCATCAAGGAAATCCTTCTGCCAAACTTGGCAAGAAGATACTCAAATGGAATGTCATTGTTGGGGTATTTTTCAGGCTGCTCCACATAGCCATTCTCACGTCCAACTTGTGATACCGTCTCTCTGATGACATCATGGATGCGGATATGATGGTCACCCTCAAAATGAATCAAACCATGCTTTAAAAGCACATGGAGAATTTCCTCACCATAATAGTTAGCCTCATGAGAATCTCTAGCTTCTTGAATGATACCATCCAGCTTCCATAAAATGATCAGGTCTTAGACAGGAATTGCTTCATCGTCAGGGAAGAGTAGGCAGTATAGGAACCAGCGCCTGGCAGTATCACTAGGAAGCCGACGGTAACAAAACTTTACAAGGCGAACCATTGTGGTGAACACTGATATCTTGGGTCCTAGAGCCACATAAGCTTCACTTATTAACTTGCTCGACTCTTGTGCAGGCATATCACACAGTGCCCCAGCCAGTAAGATAATCGACAATGGCATGCCAAAACAGTTGTCAACTAACTCCAGATCAATATCCTTGCCGATCTTCTCGCGCAGTAGGTCATATGAGGCCTGATCTGTGAGTGGTTTTGGCGATATAAGTATAGCTGGATCCATGACTGAAACTGTCCTCCCGGTTCTTGTGGTCACAATGACCTTTGAACCTAAACTCTGCTCTCGAGGACATGGAATCCCCAATTTCCCTAAGATGTTTTCCTCGACAAAATAAGCATTGTCGAGAACCAACAAGAACTTTCGTCTCGTGAGATGCTCCTTGATCATCACCCTAATTCTCGACGATAACAGTTCTGCACCAATGTCAATTAAAAGACATGTGGCAATCTTCTCAGTGCACCGTCTCAGACTACAACTTGTAGACAATGAAACCCAGATATAGGTATCAAAGCGATTAGAGTTCCTTGCGGTTTCAAATGCCTCTTTTGCCGCCCATGTCTTTCCCAAGCCGCCAATGCCCTCGATGGCAACCACTTCACCTTCTGGACGAAGAATCAGGCAAAGCATGTCTTGGAGCGTTATCAACCGATACCGTGGTACAGTAAAGCTTGGCAAACGAGTCCTTGATTTCCTAAAACAGCAGTAGGACGCCATGGCCGGCACACCTCCTATTTTGTCAGCCCTTGTGCTTGGGTTGCGCCTGGAGTCACAAGAAATCAGCTCGTGTACCTGCGTGGCGGACAAGTTCTTGCATTGTTAACTAGTCAATGGTGTTGGCTAATGTGTGAACTTGTTGCCAAATAGTATGAAATTCCAGTTCTTGATAATCTAGGTGTAGTTGACGCCCTTAGGCAAATATCCTTTTTCAAGTTTGCACCTCAAAGCAGCATCCTGGTTAACTGAAAATAATTACATTTCTTTCCATGAAAGAAGAGAACTGAAACAAGCTGTTGTGAAGGCTACATATGATATGAGAGAATTCACCCTTTGTGTGCGCAAAGCTTCGGGAGGTAAATTCAAGAGAACATGCTAGATAATtccttgttgagactgatgaaataTGGGTTCTCCTCCTTTAATAAACAAAATAGGCGGACCGGATCCGGTCCCTAGCTTAGGTCCGTTTGGCAACATGCATAGCTAGCTAGCAAGCAAACATGGGGAGCACTGATAAGGATAACAGATGCAAAGGTTGTTGCACTTGCACGCCATTGCTCCATGTTTGTCTTGCAGAGAGACAATGCCTGAACTGCAGGAGCGGCGTGCTGCTACATGGTACGTATGGGGTTGTTATTCAGTAAGTCTGACTCAGCCCATCTTTCCTGGAAATCGGCAAGAGTCTGCGACCAAGGGCGGGCAGAGCACATAGGGCTCCCCGTGAATCGTCCCGGATCGGGTCCCCCCTCGCGTCGGAAGCTCGGACGGACGGACAGCTGAAatccaaggaagaacagggctcaCCTTCGGCTGAATGGAGGCGAGCGGTGCTGATGCGATACGTGCGGCCTTTCTCCAGAAGCCGAACGCGACCCTGATGATCCGCTGGCGCAGAGCTTGCTTGTATCAGGGATTCNNNNNNNNNNNNNNNNNNNNNNNNNNNNNNNNNNNNNNNNNNNNNNNNNNNNNNNNNNNNNNNNNNNNNNNNNNNNNNNNNNNNNNNNNNNNNNNNNNNNNNNNNNNNNNNNNNNNNNNNNNNNNNNNNNNNNNNNNNNNNNNNNNNNNNNNNNNNNNNNNNNNNNNNNNNNNNNNNNNNNNNNNNNNNNNNNNNNNNNNNNNNNNNNNNNNGGCGGGTTGGAGCGGGCCCTGGTCCACGGGCAGTCAAAGCAACCCGTCTGATTGGAGAGCGTTATCTTTTGAGATTTTTTCCTGTGAAAAACCTTTTAAGCAATTTAATCACCCATTTTTTTAGTCTAAATCTAAACACATTCACTTTATTGATCAATGTCCAAATACATGAGAATATAATTTAAGTCCGGGGGTTAAAGGAGCCATAAATAGCGCGTAGATGACCACAAAATAATTAGATGGGCCTTTTATGGTCTTTCATAGAAAGACCGTGAAAAATAATTAGGTTAAAATAAATCAATATTATGGGAATTGAATACAAGGCCTCTTGTCTATCTCTTAGATGTAACTAATCCCAACTCATTTTAAATATACGAGCGGCagtcatcatgtttaattttttttgcgagaaaaggaGTTGATATTAAAACAGCCAAATTACAGAAAGGTCCACACAAAAAAGGAAATTGCAACCAAGCCCCTCTGCAACCCGACTACGCCGGCACCGTGGATGAGCCGATGACGCGCCGTTTGCGGCTGCTCGCTGACGCCTTGGATCAAAGCAGCCCCCAGGCAAAATGGGAAGTCTCTGATCAACGGTCCCTAAGGACCTACACCCATGGCTGTCGTCGTCGTCGCACCGCTCAACATCGCCTTCCTTCTCCAGATCTTCAACCGTCGGAATTGTCATCCCTCGATCTCCAGCACGGGGGAACCGTGCACGGCCGCTTCACCGAGCAGCGAGCACAAAGAAAGGAGCTGGTCCACACCGAAGCTCCACCGGAACTTCGCCGTCAAAGGGGAGACCAACACCTGCAAAAAGCTGATCAAGTCGTGCCGCCGCCTCCACGACGCCACCGGCTGGCTCCCTAGGCACGCCTACACTATGTACACGTTGCAAATAGGGCCTCCCCCGTCCTCCCGCCGTCGGAgcggctggcggagggcgagggagCCGCCGATTCGGCAACGGCGAGGTGGAGAGCCTGGGGTTCGCACAAATCGCCTTTCGTTCCTGTAGATGGGGAAGGGTGAGGTCCAAGGCTCATGTTTAGGGAGAGGACTAAAGCGGGTGAGGACTTCATGGTAATTAATGAAAGGGTTATGCTTAAATGCCATTAAAAATGATTGTACTTAAATGGAATCAGTGGGAGATTATGCCCCgcaaagaaaatatgaacacgACTAAATTGCAACAtatttttttatgttcattttgtagaaggGCGATGTTGCGTTGCAACATGTTCTTCATAATGAATCCGATGTTGTGGGACATTATGCTTGTGCAAAACATCAATTttatccgttgcaacgcacgggcatatgtgctagtaataaTATTAATTCAGGTCCATAGACCATCTAGCAATGACCACAAACACTGGAGCGAGCTGAAAATGCACTGACGTCATCGCTCCTCCCTCACTAGAGTCGGGCAGAACTTGTTGCAGTAGACACTCAAgaagtcgtgctaaggccccacggGACTAATGCACCTGAACAGCAAACGTCACCGATGAAGAGAAGAGTAGATCAGAAGGATTAACTATAGACACACGAACGATCACGGTTCTAAAGTGTGCTTAACAAGGCTATGTGCCTCATAGTTTGTCTCCTGCCATTTGAAGATGAAGTATCACTCAGATAGTTGTGTTGTCGTTGCTTTGATCTCCTTCACAATGCCAACTTCTATTTTCTACTATGTGTTTCATTTGTGTTTTTCCTTCTAAACATTACTTCTGATTCCTATGTGTTTTATTTATAGTTTTATACACATGTTTCTCAGTAGCTTCCATCTTTTGGCAAGgaggtcaagaagaagaagaaaaatgggcTAACCAAACTGATAAGAAAATAGGCAGTTTTTCAATTAAATTAATTCATGAATAAATCATGAATATGACATGGACAGCATTGATAATATAGTGattacgatctaacagagcatgtactaggcatatagtagaaacatctacgcatattgctagtactgctacaacagaaagaaacacgagaaggataaacgatgtataccctccaatcggccacacggcggtggtggcggtggcagcagccgcggcatcctcggcggccttcttgtcggcctcggccttctcagcggcAGCACGGTCGACGTCGGTCGACATGGTGACGATGAAGGTGatgcggacgtagatgaacagaagcgagcagtcgcgtaatcgctacccaaaaacctaatcgcccctctcccgtacaggatccgaaGAAGCGAGGTTTCGGAGGCCTGttctcccgtcaaccgtgtacgcggtgaacgggacgGAGTCGTCGGCGGCAGCAGTagcagaggaacgacgtgggcgtggaggcggagatgcgttctgtttcgtggcggctagggttggcagcgtcccacatatatatgtgcggccgcgcgtggaaaaacgtgggctgaacccacatccaagtcggtagcccatgatctgacgtctcagatcgtggccctacctgtcaaagactctccgttcctgaccggcaaaagaagcgcataggagtgagcttggctcggctcaatcccgcaacccgcggcgcggcgcggcgcgtcgtggcgaggcgtggcgaggcgagcggaggaggaggagtgcgcgagggcctcatctcttctcaagctccaatagcatgagggagaagatcccttataaaccactccaactctccttccacttccggggtgggaataaacttcccaccaccttgtcatgccacctacatgggcccttagagatcaaatctgaaattgtcatatgggctctaggcccatctcatatttcaacaatcccccaccagatctcaggggcccactttgtcctttgtcCCAAACGCTATTTTGATATATACCAGCATCTCAGTGAAGACCGattaaggttgagctccacctagaccaagtagttgcactccttcacaactgaacaatggactatgccttgaattgtcaatttggcgtcaagaagtttcaccacaagtcccattgatacgaggctgccgaaggccgacccctcgggtggagcatattagtcacactcctggcctgttcatgagcttgctagagatcaccccaatctcatagactgtgactagcagtcgggctcatataggtgtgttcctccaaagatcgctctgtaggatagcatcttgcttatgcatataagccttggaacacattaagacaatagtcatccttccatacagtttccgagagtattgcatctccaacagaGTGGGTAATTAAAGTTACTctactcagttcaccactggcttgttttcccaggtcctacttcacgggatctccgatcacataggttgggttactaccaaggcaactcatgtgggtctcatacccatctcccttgatgcgctatctatcacaacacgtgatagccctttagtaAAGGGATCTGTCAGATTCTTAGCCGTTTGAATATAATCCAATGCTATCActtcggagttcctcaattttctgacagctttcaatctcattcttatgtgtttgttggacttcatgttgtcctttaaactcttcaccttgacaataactatttggttgtcacagttcataaggacggccggaaccggcttctcaaccactgacaagtccatcaacagatctcgaagccattctgc
The Triticum dicoccoides isolate Atlit2015 ecotype Zavitan chromosome 3A, WEW_v2.0, whole genome shotgun sequence genome window above contains:
- the LOC119267059 gene encoding disease resistance protein RPS2-like — translated: MASYCCFRKSRTRLPSFTVPRYRLITLQDMLCLILRPEGEVVAIEGIGGLGKTWAAKEAFETARNSNRFDTYIWVSLSTSCSLRRCTEKIATCLLIDIGAELLSSRIRVMIKEHLTRRKFLLVLDNAYFVEENILGKLGIPCPREQSLGSKVIVTTRTGRTVSVMDPAILISPKPLTDQASYDLLREKIGKDIDLELVDNCFGMPLSIILLAGALCDMPAQESSKLISEAYVALGPKISVFTTMVRLVKFCYRRLPSDTARRWFLYCLLFPDDEAIPV